The following is a genomic window from Sphingomonas sinipercae.
GAAAATATCCTTCCGCAAGCGCCACAACCGGCTCGGCTGCAGTTCGAGCCCGACGATGAACAGTAGCAGGGCGATGCCGATTTCGGTGATGCTGAGCAATTGCTGCGGATCGGGAATCAGGCGCAGCGCGTGCGGGCCGATCAGCGCACCGGCGACGATGTAGCCGAGGGTCGCGCCGAGCCGCAGGCGGCGGAACAGGATGACGAAGAACAAGGCGGCGGCGAGCATGATCGCGCCGCTCTCCAGGATTGCGCTGGTCGCCTCAGCGGTTTCCGCTGGCGTGGTGGTCGGCTGAACCGTGTTGGTCGCGGCGGCTGTCACCGCGCCGGCTCCAGCGCCGCCGCAAGCGTTCGGAAAGGCAGCAGAATGGCGCCATGCCGGCCCTTGCGCGACCGTGCCGGTGCAAGTGCTTCGAGTCCGGGCCAATCGCCCGGCGTGCCGGCGGTACCGTCAAGCCACGCGGCGAGCGCGTCCACCGCCGCGGCGACCTCGACCGGGCACTTGCCGATCGCGCCGGCGGCAAGCAGCGACGCCGATGCCTGCCCGAAGGCGCATGCCTGCACATGCTGGCTCAGCGCAGTCACCCGCCCCGAATCCACCTGCACCTCGGTCCGCACCACGCTTCCGCAGGTGGGCGAACGCAGTTCGGCCGACCCGTCCACGCGGTCCAGTGCGCGCGGCTCGGGCAGCGTCGCCGCCAGGCGCAGGATATCGACGGTGTAGAGCGGAGCGTTCATGCCCGACGCCAAGTGGTGCCTTGCGGCCCATCTTCCAACAGGATGCCGTCGGCTTTTAGCTCGTCGCGAATACGATCGGCGGTGGAAAAGTCGCGATTGGCCTTGGCTTCGGCGCGAGCGGCGATTTGCGCTTCAACGTCGGCATCGACCGATGGGCCTTGGAACCAGCGGTCGGCGCTTTCGCCGAGCAGCCCAAGCAGGCTCGCGCTCGCCTTGAGTGTCGCGGGATCCGAGAGCGCCTGCAAACGCGACAGCGCCAACGGCGTATTGAGATCGTCCATCAGCGCCTCGGCGACACCCGGATCGACCTCACCGGGCGAAGCATTGCCGGCCGCTCGATACAAGCGCTCGAGCGTCGACTTCGACTGGGCCATCAGGCCCTCCGTCCACGGCAGCGGGGACCGATAGTGCGCCGACAACAGCGCCAGGCGAAGCGTTTCGCCCTTGTGGCCCTGTTCGAGCAGTTCGTTCGGCGTGACCACGTTGCCGAGCGACTTGGACATCTTCTCCGCGCCCATGTCGACGAAGCCGTTGTGCACCCAATAGCGCGCAAGCGGCGCGCCACCGTGCGCGCAGCGGCTCTGGGCGATTTCATTCTCGTGGTGCGGGAAGATAAGGTCGAGGCCGCCGCCATGGAT
Proteins encoded in this region:
- a CDS encoding iron-sulfur cluster assembly scaffold protein gives rise to the protein MNAPLYTVDILRLAATLPEPRALDRVDGSAELRSPTCGSVVRTEVQVDSGRVTALSQHVQACAFGQASASLLAAGAIGKCPVEVAAAVDALAAWLDGTAGTPGDWPGLEALAPARSRKGRHGAILLPFRTLAAALEPAR